CGAGGCCCTTGTCGGTGATGCGGATTTCCGGAATGACCGATAGCGGAATCAAATTGAAACCCATGTAGGGGATGGTGCAGCCGGCCTCGGCCCATTCCTTCTTCAGCGCCTTGACCTCTTGGGCCACTTCGGTGACGCGCTTGTCGGACAGGAGCCCCGCGATCGGCAGCGGGACCAGCGCCCTCACCTTGCCGTCGGCGACGACGCAGACACCACCCTGTTGCGCTTTGATGGCTGATATTGCCGCATGCATATCGCCCTCGTTGGTGCCCGCGACGATGATGTTATGGCTGTCGTGCCCGACGCTGGAGGCGACTGCGCCGCGCTTGAGGCCAAAATCCTTCAGCAGGCCGTGGGCAACGTTGCCCGCGGATTTGCCGTGACGCTCGACCACCGTGACGAAGCAGAGGCCGTACCGCGCGAACAGCGACGGCCAGTCCTTTGCCGGCTCGATCGCGACCTTCTCGTGGATCAGCGTAATGCCCGGCAGCGCGGTCTTGATCGCATTGACGGTGCAGGCCGTCGCCGGCAGCTCCGGCGTCAGCTTCATCGTCTCCGGCAGTTTGACGGTGGCGTAAGCAGCCTTCGGATATTGATAGCGCTGCGACAGCGCCTGATCGAGAAGCGGCGTGATCTTGCCATGCTCGACCACGAGCTCGCCGCCATACCAGGTACATTGGGGCCTGAGCTGATCGTCCATCAGCACGAGATCGGCCCGGCGTCCGCCGCCGAGCCCGCCGATATCGCCATCCATGCCGAAGCGGGTTGCGCCATGCAGCGAGCCCATCGACCAGGCCTGTTCCGGCGACATGCCGGCTTTCACGGCTTCGCGCACCACCCAATCCAGACCGAACAGCAGGAGATCGTCGGCATCGCGGTCGTCGGTGCACACGGCGGTGCGCTTGTGAGAGGCCCCGAGCTCGGTGACCGTGCGGATCGCCTGCGGCAGCGAGTGCCATGGCGTCGTCGGCGGCCCGCCGCGCAGGAACACCCAGACGCCAGCGTCGAGCAGATCGTCGGCGATGTCGCGATCAATCGCCTCATGGGTGTCGGTCACGCCGCTCGCCGCATAGGCCGCAACAAATTCGCGGCCGTAGACGTGACCAGAGACGGGACGGCCCCGCTTCAAGGCGGCCGCGAGGATGGCGTGACTACGCTCGTCGCCCATCGTCACCGGCACAAAGTCCATCTTCTCGCCGAGCGCGACAGCCTCCGGCCAACGATCGAACAGGCCGGCGATCTTGTCCGGTGTGAGGTCTCCGCCGGCGGTCTCCAGTTCCGCCGAGGTCGCCGGCACCGTGCTCGGCACCGTCAGGAAGATCGAGAGCGGCGCCTCGCGCGCGTCCTCCAGCATCGCCTCGACGCCGGCGACGTCCATGACGTTGCCGATCTCGTGGCTGTCGCAAAAGATCGTGGTGGTGCCGTTCAGCAGCGCCGCCTCCGCATAAGCGCAGGCCGTCACCATCGAGGATTCGATGTGGATGTGCGGATCGACCAGGCCCGGCGCGATGATGCCGCCGGCCGCGTCGTAAGTCGCGACACCGCTCCAGGCCTTCTTCGCCGTACCCGCTGGCTTCACCGCGGCGATGCGCCCGCCGGTGATCCAGATCTCCCGACCGGGTTGGATGCGCTCCGAATAGGTCGAGAGCACCCGGGCGCCGGTCACAACGAGGTCGGGCGCGAGACGTGCGGAGGCCACATCGGCCAGACGCCGGGTCATCGCATGCAGCGGTTCGACGGCAAAGCGGGCAAGTTTGGTCATCGGGACCCCTCGCGTGGCGGTACGGCCCTGCGATGGTTACGCCGTGCGCCAGACCGGGCAAGCTCAAATATGGCGGCACGCCTTGCTTACGCTTTAGGCGCCGAACTGCCTGCCGTTGCGGCCCTTCGGCGCGAGTTCCGCGGTCTCGAAATCGGTGCGGCAGCGGGTTTGACCCGAATCCGCATCGACCGCCCTTTTTGCTCGTCAATCTCGAAGGAATTTGTCTTCCGTACGAGGTCGCTCAGCTTTCGGAAGCCGAACGTCCTCGGATCGAAATCGGATGCGAGGTTGGCAAGCTGCCGGCCGACCTCGCCGAGAGGGACCCAGCCGTCCTCGCTCTCCATCTGGGTGATGACCTTCTTGATGATGGGTGTGGCCGCATCGGGCGGCTGAAGCGGCGCCGCCCGCGAGGTGGCGTCCTGCGTATTCGCTGATCCAGCGAGGAGGTTCTCGGTGTAAACGAATCTGCGGCAAGCCTGGCGGAAGCTTTCCGGCGTCTTCTGCTCGCCGAACCCGAAGACGTCGATGCCCTGCTCCCGGATGCGGGCAGCCAAGCGGGTAAAGTCGCTGTCGGACGAAACCAGGCAAAACCCGTCGAACCGGCCGCTGTGAAGCAGGTCCATCGCATCGATAACCAGGGTGATGTCAGAGGCGTTCTTTCCCGTCGTATAAGCGAACTGCTGCTGCGGGATGATGGCGTGCTTCGACAGGATGTCGGCCCAGCCCCTGGATCGTGCGTTGGAGAAGTCGCCGTAGATGCGGCGGACGCTGGCCTCCCCGATCTTGGCAATCTCCTCGAACAGGCCGTCCGCGATCTTCGCCGAGGCATTGTCGGCGTCGATCAGAACCGCGAGACGGGGCGAACGGAGCTCAGAAGGCATGACAGTTCCCCACGAATGGACGCGACACGAGAAGACAAATGCGTCGGGACGGCTAGTCCTCGTTCGCCTTGAAGCGTCCCATCCCCTTCAGCACAAAGGGGGCCAACAGCGCAACCAGCGCGATGCCGAGCAGTGTCGCCGAGATCGGGCTTTGCAGCAGCGTCATGGGATCGCCAAGGCTGATCGCCAGCGCTCTGCGCAACTGGCTCTCGGCGATCGGGCCCAGGATCAGGCCGACGACGACAGGCGCGATCGGAAAATCGAACCGGCGCATCAGGAATCCGAGCACGCCGAAGCCGGCCAGCATCGACAGCTCGATGACCGACGGCTTTGCCGCGATGGTGCCCATGGTCGCGAACACGAGGATGCCGGCGTAGAGCCAGGGCTGTGGGATCGCGAGCAGCCGCACCCACAGGCCGACCAGCGGCAAATTGAGCACCAGCAGCATCATGTTGGCGATGAACAGGCTGGCGATCAGGCCCCACACGAGGTCAGGCCGCTCGGCGAACAGCAGCGGCCCCGGGTTGAGGCCATATTGCTGGAATCCCGCCAGCATCATCGCGGCCGTCGCCGAGGTCGGCAGCCCCAGCGTCAGCAGCGGCACCAAGGTGCCGGCGGCAGAGGCGTTGTTGGCGGCTTCCGGTCCGGCCACGCCCTCGATCGCGCCTTTGCCGAATTCTTCGGGATGTTTCGTCAGCCGCTTCTCGGTCGAATAGGACAGGAAGGTCGGGATCTCTGCACCGCCCGCGGGTAGCGCGCCGATCGGGAAGCCGAACATGGTGCCGCGCAACCACGGCTTCCACGAGCGCTTCCAGTCTTCCT
The nucleotide sequence above comes from Bradyrhizobium sp. NDS-1. Encoded proteins:
- a CDS encoding adenine deaminase C-terminal domain-containing protein encodes the protein MTKLARFAVEPLHAMTRRLADVASARLAPDLVVTGARVLSTYSERIQPGREIWITGGRIAAVKPAGTAKKAWSGVATYDAAGGIIAPGLVDPHIHIESSMVTACAYAEAALLNGTTTIFCDSHEIGNVMDVAGVEAMLEDAREAPLSIFLTVPSTVPATSAELETAGGDLTPDKIAGLFDRWPEAVALGEKMDFVPVTMGDERSHAILAAALKRGRPVSGHVYGREFVAAYAASGVTDTHEAIDRDIADDLLDAGVWVFLRGGPPTTPWHSLPQAIRTVTELGASHKRTAVCTDDRDADDLLLFGLDWVVREAVKAGMSPEQAWSMGSLHGATRFGMDGDIGGLGGGRRADLVLMDDQLRPQCTWYGGELVVEHGKITPLLDQALSQRYQYPKAAYATVKLPETMKLTPELPATACTVNAIKTALPGITLIHEKVAIEPAKDWPSLFARYGLCFVTVVERHGKSAGNVAHGLLKDFGLKRGAVASSVGHDSHNIIVAGTNEGDMHAAISAIKAQQGGVCVVADGKVRALVPLPIAGLLSDKRVTEVAQEVKALKKEWAEAGCTIPYMGFNLIPLSVIPEIRITDKGLVLVPQMELAPLFE
- a CDS encoding NYN domain-containing protein, which gives rise to MPSELRSPRLAVLIDADNASAKIADGLFEEIAKIGEASVRRIYGDFSNARSRGWADILSKHAIIPQQQFAYTTGKNASDITLVIDAMDLLHSGRFDGFCLVSSDSDFTRLAARIREQGIDVFGFGEQKTPESFRQACRRFVYTENLLAGSANTQDATSRAAPLQPPDAATPIIKKVITQMESEDGWVPLGEVGRQLANLASDFDPRTFGFRKLSDLVRKTNSFEIDEQKGRSMRIRVKPAAAPISRPRNSRRRAATAGSSAPKA
- a CDS encoding tripartite tricarboxylate transporter permease; the protein is MDTFAALAHGMAVAVQPMNLLYALIGVFLGTAVGVLPGIGPALTVALLLPVTYKLDPGGSLIMFAGIYYGGMYGGSTTAILINTPGESASMATALEGNKMAKAGRGGPALATSAIGSFVAGTIATIGLAFLAPWLVDFAVRFGPEDYFALMCVAFVTVSATFGDSPIRGLTSLFIGLTLGLVGIDKLTGQARLAFGVPELLDGVEVTTLAVGLFAVGEALYVASRRHHSEEKLEPVRGSLWMTKEDWKRSWKPWLRGTMFGFPIGALPAGGAEIPTFLSYSTEKRLTKHPEEFGKGAIEGVAGPEAANNASAAGTLVPLLTLGLPTSATAAMMLAGFQQYGLNPGPLLFAERPDLVWGLIASLFIANMMLLVLNLPLVGLWVRLLAIPQPWLYAGILVFATMGTIAAKPSVIELSMLAGFGVLGFLMRRFDFPIAPVVVGLILGPIAESQLRRALAISLGDPMTLLQSPISATLLGIALVALLAPFVLKGMGRFKANED